The proteins below are encoded in one region of Rhododendron vialii isolate Sample 1 chromosome 7a, ASM3025357v1:
- the LOC131334418 gene encoding uncharacterized protein LOC131334418 isoform X2 yields MDSSEQGYGSDEQVTKLARFTPEVDSSKEEYVSELLVPSGADNEKAGEEQFAKHARITAELPPSGDRVCLSPPAVPWRKDSAIVGTGMPFRVWLRKELSSSRKLPPSEMPPSVLQRFIFRKPDGSTRTLTLRRELPVFKGAVVHL; encoded by the exons ATGGATTCCAGCGAACAGGGATATGGCAGCGATGAGCAAGTTACCAAGCTTGCACGCTTTACTCCTGAG GTGGATTCCAGCAAAGAGGAATACGTTAGTGAGTTGCTGGTTCCAAGTGGTGCAGACAACGAAAAAGCTGGAGAGGAGCAGTTTGCCAAGCATGCTCGCATTACTGCTGAG CTTCCTCCCAGTGGTGATAGAGTCTGTCTCAGCCCACCAGCTGTTCCATGGAGGAAAGACTCTGCAATAGTTGGCACTGGCATG CCCTTCAGGGTTTGGCTTAGGAAGGAGCT GTCATCTTCTAGGAAGCTCCCACCTTCAGAGAT GCCACCTTCAGTGCTGCAACGGTTCATCTTTAGGAAGCCAGACGGATCAACGAGGACATTGACTTTAAGAAGGGAGCTTCCCGTTTTTAAAGGTGCAGTGGTTCATCTGTAG
- the LOC131334418 gene encoding uncharacterized protein LOC131334418 isoform X1, giving the protein MAAVTQCGSKHLMDSSEQGYGSDEQVTKLARFTPEVDSSKEEYVSELLVPSGADNEKAGEEQFAKHARITAELPPSGDRVCLSPPAVPWRKDSAIVGTGMPFRVWLRKELSSSRKLPPSEMPPSVLQRFIFRKPDGSTRTLTLRRELPVFKGAVVHL; this is encoded by the exons ATGGCGGCTGTAACCCAATGTGGCTCCAAACatctg ATGGATTCCAGCGAACAGGGATATGGCAGCGATGAGCAAGTTACCAAGCTTGCACGCTTTACTCCTGAG GTGGATTCCAGCAAAGAGGAATACGTTAGTGAGTTGCTGGTTCCAAGTGGTGCAGACAACGAAAAAGCTGGAGAGGAGCAGTTTGCCAAGCATGCTCGCATTACTGCTGAG CTTCCTCCCAGTGGTGATAGAGTCTGTCTCAGCCCACCAGCTGTTCCATGGAGGAAAGACTCTGCAATAGTTGGCACTGGCATG CCCTTCAGGGTTTGGCTTAGGAAGGAGCT GTCATCTTCTAGGAAGCTCCCACCTTCAGAGAT GCCACCTTCAGTGCTGCAACGGTTCATCTTTAGGAAGCCAGACGGATCAACGAGGACATTGACTTTAAGAAGGGAGCTTCCCGTTTTTAAAGGTGCAGTGGTTCATCTGTAG